From Pseudomonas hormoni:
GCTTCTATCTCGCGGCCGGTCATGATCAGCAAATCGTCGACCTGTCCCGCGCCTTTCCGGCGGTGACCATCCTGCAAGTCGAAGCCTTGCTGGAGCAACTGCGCAGCATCCTCGCCCAGGTCACCCTGGCGGTGGAATACGTGCTGTTGTTCGTGCTGGCGGCGGGGATGGCCGTGTTGTTCTCGGGTCTGCAAGCGACGCTGGATGAACGCATCCGTCAAGGCGCATTGTTGCGAGCGCTGGGGGCCGAGCGACAACTGCTGGTCAAGGCCCGGCGAATCGAGTTCGGTCTGCTCGGCGCGGTCAGCGGATTGCTGGCAGCGCTGGGTTCGGAACTGGTGAGCCTGGTGCTGTACCGTTATGCGTTCGATCTGCCTTGGCACCCGCATCCATGGCTGTTGGTACTGCCATTGATCGGCGCTGCGCTGATCGGCGGTGCCGGCGTGTTCGGCACCCGTCGAGCCTTGAACGTCAGCCCCCTGACAGTGTTGCGTGAGGGTTGATAGACTCAACCCTTCTCCATCACAAGAAGTTGCCATGAGCCGTTATCGCCCTCCCCGCACCGCTGGCACCGCGCTGATCACCCCTGAAGGTGAAGCGCGGATGCGGGCCGAGTTCCATGAACTCTGGCATGTGCGCCGACCGCAAGTGACGCAATCGGTCAGCGAGGCCGCGGCGCAAGGTGATCGCTCCGAAAATGCCGAATACACCTACGGCAAGAAGATGCTGCGTGAGATCGACAGCCGCGTGCGTTTTCTTACCAAACGCCTGGAAGCACTCAAGGTGGTCAGCGAAAAACCCAGCGATCCGAACAAGGTCTACTTCGGCGCCTGGGTCACGATCGAGGACGAGGACGGCAAGGAGTCGCGTTACCGCATCGTCGGCCCGGATGAACTGGACTTGAAACTCGGCCTCATCAGTATCGACTCACCGTTGGCACGCGCCCTGATCGGCAAGGCGCTGGACGCCGAAGTTCGGGTGCAGACGCCTACCGGCGAGCAGTGCGTGTATATCGTGGCGATTGAGTACCCCTAGGCCTTAGCGGCGGGTGATCAACCCTTGTCGAGCCACGCGGGTCAGTTGTTTGATCACTTCAGGCGCTTCTTCGAGGCTGGGTGACTGAATCACCGCCAGATCGAAACTGTCGCTGGCAAAGCGAGCCAGCGATTCACCGTCTTCGACAAACTGGATCAGAAACGCTGCCGGCCCGCCGGTACGACGTGGCCAGCCATCCAGATAACGCAAGAGCGTCGGCTGATGTTTGCCGCCAAGCAGGATTTTTGGATTGCGCTGGGTGAGGTGTGCCGTGATCGGCGCGGGACGTACAACGGGGTTTAGTGCATTCATCGTGTCGTGTCTCTGCCTCAAAAGTCTGCATGGCAGGTGAGAGGCAACACCGAACCAGCGCTTTAGCGGTATTTCGAAGCCTGTTTCAGGCTTCTATCGGCAACTGAATGAGTCACCTGGCGCCCCGCAAGTAGCTGTTTAAATCGGCGCATGAGCAGCATCCTAGAGAAGCTGACTGGACAGTGTCAAGAATGACGCACAACAAAAAAGGCCCGCGCAATGCGGGCCTTTTCGTTGAGCCAGAGCGGTCAGCCAGCGATGGCGCGGTCGGCCGACAGTTTGCCGGCGCCTTCGATCAGCACGGCGATACTGCCACCCAGCAGGGCCAGGGCGAATTCATAACCGTTGTTGGCCATGAACAAACCGTTAGGGAGGTGCACCGAGAAGATCGCCACCAGCGAGAGGATGGTCAGGCCGAGGGCTGCCGGGCGGACCAGCAAGCCGATGATCAAGGCCAGACCGCCGAAGAACTCAGTACCGCCCGCCAGTGTCGCCATCAGGTAGCCCGGTGCCAGACCGATACTCTCCATGTACTGCGCGGTGCCGGCCAGACCGTAACCACCGAACGCCCCGAAGAGTTTCTGCGCGCCGTGGGCAGCGAAGATGATACCGACGAAGATCCGCAAAACAGTCAGGCCGTAGCCAGCGCGGGTAAACAGTACCTTATTGATCAGTGTGCTCATGCTGTGTCATCCATTCAGGAGTTATGTGTGTTGGTTGGCCGCTATATTAATCAATAAATCGAATGCTAAAAGCGCAATATTTGCACCATAACAATCAATTTAGTCGATCATTTTCGCGAGGCCACTTTTTGCCCCTGAGGCTCCAACGACTCCCGCTCCCGATCGAACGCCAGGTAATACTTGTTCACGCTATTAACATAGCTGACAGGGCCCATTCCCACCTGCTCCATGGCGATGCGCTCGACCTGGAAGAACCACTGATTGGGATTCAAACCCCGTCGCCGCGCTTCGGCGCGCATGCCCTGAACTCGCTCCGGCCCGATGTTGTAGGCCGCCAGCACGAACGCCATGCGCTCACGCTCGTTGAGTTTGGGACTGGCAAAAAACTTGCGGCGGATCATCGCCAGGTACTTGGCTCCGGCCTGCACGTTGGCGTCGAGGTCCTGAATGTTATTGACCCCTACACGCTGAGCCGCGGACGGGGTGATTTGCATCAAGCCGGTGGGGCCGCTACCACTGCGGGCATTGGGTTGCAGCGCGGATTCCTTGAACGCCAGTGCCGCCAGGTTCAGCCAGTCCATGTCCTGGGCAGCAGCGTGTTTCTGCAGCACCGGTCTAAGTTTTTCCAGGCGCTGGCGATCAGCCTTGGCCAACGGATAATGCACTTGATACAGGCGCCGATAGATCCTCAGGAACGCCGCGTCCTGATCCGAGGGCTTTTTATAACCGGTGAGAAAGCGGTCGATACTTGCCCGCAGCATCGAAGCGTCGCGACGCACAAACCAAAACTCTTCCCCCGGCTCGCTGATCAACACCTGCCGATCAAAGCGCAGCCTGGGCAGGATCTTGCCCCAGCGCTCGGCAATCGGTTGCTCGACGATAGTCAGGTGAAAGATTCCGCCCTGAACCATTTCCAGCACGTCTTCGACCGCCAGGCTCGGATCGACCCACTCGATCTTCACCGGCGCCAGTTTGTGTAGTGCGAGTTTTTGATTGATCTGACTGATCGCTTCCCCGGCGGCGCTGCCGGTGGGCAATGCCAGGGTTTTACCGGAAAGTTGCTCAAGGTGGGTGTAGCGTTTCTCGCCTTTGATCCCGACCAGCACCAGCGGGATGTTGCTGGCAATGGGCTCACTGGTGCTGACGGCGTACCCCGGTTGCAGATCGAGCAATTCCCCCGGCGCAACCAGATCGCCCTCCCCGCGCTGTAATGCGCCGAGCAGTTGATCCTTGGCTTTGGGGATGATCTTGAGAGTGACCTCCTGACCGTCGCGGGCGTGGCCATTGAGGTATTGCTCGAAAGCGCGCAACCGATGGTATTCGACGCCGATGGCCTGGCCCTGGACTTCGCCGGAGCTGTTGCGGCTCTGGTTGACCAGCACCTTCAGCACACGGCTGCTGCGGATTTCCTGCAGATCGCGCACCTTGGCCGCCGGCACGGCTTGCAGCGGGCCGGCCAGACGCGCAACCGCCGGCATCGGCAGGAGCAAACAACCACACAGCAGTAACAAAATCGAGGGACGTGTCATCCACTCTCCGGAAAGAATACTGGGCCGATTTCAACAATTTTCATGAAATCGAACGACAGAAACAGAGCGCCTTGAGCGCTGGCAAAGTGCGAAAGACTGGCACAGTGATGGCACGCTGACCACCCCGGCTTGCCTCGCGGCATCAAAAGACAGCTTTAACTCGTTGTAGTTCTTGGCTTTTCTTATAAATCTACAGCTCTGATATGCTTTCCGGCCTTTGGTCCGAGGTAGCACCATGCAACTCATCGATATCGGCGTCAACCTGACCAACCCCAGTTTTGCCGACAAGCACCAGGCTGTACTCGACCGCGCGTACGCCGCCGGGGTCTGCCAATTGGTACTCACCGGCACCAGTGTCGAGGGCAGTGAACAGGCGCTGGAACTGTGCCAGCAACTGGATGACACGGCTCAACGACTGTTCGCCACCGCCGGCATTCACCCTCACGCAGCCAGCGACTGGAACGCCGACAGCGCCCAGCGTCTGCGCAGTTTGCTTAAAGAGCCGAACGTGGTGGCCGTGGGTGAATGCGGCCTGGATTTCAATCGCGATTTCTCGCCGCGCCCACAACAGGAAAAAGTCCTCGAAGAACACCTGGCGATGGCGGTCGAACTGCAATTGCCGGTGTTTCTCCATGAGCGAGACGCCAGTCAGCGTTTGCTGGAAATCCTCCGCGATTACCGCGATCAATTGCCGGCCGCCGTGGTGCATTGCTTCACCGGCGAGAAGAAAGCGCTGTTCAGCTACCTCGACCTGGACTTGCACATCGGGATCACCGGCTGGATCTGCGACGAGCGTCGCGGCACGCATCTGCATCCGCTGGTGAAAGAAATCAAGCGCGGGCGGTTGATGCTGGAGAGTGATGCGCCGTATCTGTTGCCGCGCAGTTTGCGGCCCAAGCCGAAGAATGGCCGTAACGAACCGGCGTATCTGACTGAAGTGTTGCGGGAAGTGGCGTTGCATCGCGGGGAAAGCGAGGAAGAACTGGCGGCTCACAGCACCGCGTGCGCGCGGGCCTTTTTCGGGCTGCCTTTAATAGAGGCATGAAGTATCGCGGGCCTGAAGCAGGCCCGCGATACAGCGGTCTTAATGACTGCTACGCATCATTTCCTTTGGCACGTACTTGCCGATCTCGAACTTGCCGATCGCCGCGCGGTGCACTTCGTCCGGGCCGTCGGCCAGGCGCAGGGTGCGTTGCATCGCATACATGTAGGCCAGCGGGAAATCGTTGGAAACCCCTGCCCCACCATGGATCTGGATCGCCCGGTCGATGACACGCAGTGCCACGTTCGGTGCGACCACCTTGATCTGCGCGATTTCGCTCTTCGCCACTTTGTTGCCGACAGTGTCCATCATGTACGCCGCTTTCAAAGTCAGCAGGCGTGCCATGTCGATTTCCATCCGCGAGTCGGCGATCTTGTCGATGTTGCCGCCCAGACGCGCCAGCGGTTTGCCGAACGCCGTGCGGTTCACCGAGCGTTTGCACATCAGTTCCAGTGCACGCTCGGCCATGCCGATCGAACGCATGCAGTGGTGAATCCGGCCCGGGCCAAGACGACCCTGAGCGATTTCGAAGCCGCGTCCTTCACCCAACAGAACGTTTTCGTACGGCACCCGGACGTTTTCGAACAGCACTTCGGCGTGGCCGTGTGGCGCGTCGTCGTAACCGAACACCGGCAGCGGACGGACGATCTTCACGCCAGGGGCATCTACCGGCACCAGAATCATCGAATGCTGGGCGTGGCGCGGCGCATCAGGATTGCTCAGGCCCATGAAGATCAGAATCTTGCAGCGTGGATCGCAGGCACCCGAGGTCCACCACTTCTTGCCGTTGATCACCCACTCGTCACCGTCACGCACGGCGCGGGCGGCCATGTTGGTGGCGTCGGAGGAAGCCACGTCCGGCTCGGTCATGGCGAACGCCGAGCGGATTTCACCGCGCAGCAGCGGTTCGAGCCAGCGTTGTTTCTGTTCTTCGTTGGCGTAACGCACCAGCACTTCCATGTTGCCGGTGTCGGGTGCCGAGCAGTTGAACGGCTCGGGGCCCAGCAGCGAGCGGCCCATGATTTCTGCCAATGGCGCGTATTCGAGGTTGGTCAGGCCGGCACCGAGTTCGGACTCAGGCAGAAACAAATTCCACAGGCCCTCGGCCTTGGCCTTGAGTTTGAGTTCTTCCATGATCGCGGTCGGCTGCCAGCGGTCGCCCTCGGCAACCTGGCGTTCGAACACGGCTTCGGCGGGATAAACGTAGGTGTCCATGAACGCGGTCACGCGCTCACGCAGTTCTTGCACCTTGGGCGAATAAGCGAAATCCATGAGCAGCTACCTTCTGGAGGGAGGTTGTTTAGGTCATGCAATCGATGCTAGAACAGCTACGAAAATTTACCTAGCCTATTCTCGGCGTGTATTAACATTCATCACCGATATATGATCGGGTGATTGCCGAGGCCCCCGGCCTCATCAAAATGCCCCAACAATAAGAGTGCAGCGCAATGAATCTGAGCAAGGTCGACCTCAACCTTTTCATCGTCTTCGACGCGATCTACACCGAAGCCAACCTGACCCGCGCCGGGCAGATTGTCGGCATTACTCAGCCTGCGGTCTCAAACGCTCTGGCACGCTTGCGCGAGACGTTCAACGATCCGCTCTTCGTTCGCACGGCCCAGGGCATGGTGCCAACGCCGATGGCGCAAAACATCATCGGTCCGGTGCGCAATGCCCTCTCCCTGCTGCGGGTCTCGGTGCAGGAAAGCCGTATCTTCAACCCGTTGCAGGCAGTCAAGACGTACCGCATCAGCATGACCGACCTCACCGAAGCGGTGATCCTGCCGCCGCTGTTCCAGCGCCTGCGTCGCCTGGCGCCAACGGTGATCATCGAAAGCTTTCTGTCCAAGCGCCGCGAGACCACCAAGGAGCTGGCGGCCGGGCGTCTCGACTTTGCGGTGGATGCGCCGCTCAACACCGACCCACAGGTGCGTCACGTCAAGTTGATGGAGGACCGCTACGTGTGTGCCATGCGCAAGGGCCATCCGCTGGCGGGCAAAGAGAAATTCACCCTCGATGATTACCTGTCGCTGACCCACATCCATATTTCCAGTCGCCGTAGCGGTCTCGGCCATGTAGACCTCGCGCTCGGTAAAATGGGCATCCAGCGCAAGATCGCCTTGCGTTCCCAGCATTACCTGATGGCGTCGCAGGTGTTGCAGCAGACCGACATGGTCATGACCGTGCCGGAACGCTTCGCCCGCCGCCATGATTTGTACTCGGTGAACCTGCCGGTGAACGATGTACCGCCGGTGGAAACCCACCTCTACTGGCACGAAAGCACCGACCAGGACCCGGCCAACCGCTGGATGCGCGAGCAGATGATCGAGTTGTGCCAGCAGGTGACGGCGCATGAGAAGAAGCTTGATAAGGTGTAAGGCATTGCACCGAGTCATCGTTCTTCGCGGGCAAGCCTCGCTCCTACAGGTTTTACGCGAACGTGTAGGAGCGAGGCTTGCCCGCGATGAGGCCAGCGGCAACACCACAAAACCATGCCCCCTTGACGTAAACGTCAACCTGCCATTAGCTTAGCGCCATGACCCTTTTCGAGCGCGCCCATGAGCAGCCAGACCTACAGCATTTCCGACCTCGCCCGCGAACTCGACATCACCACGCGGGCCATTCGCTTCTATGAAGAGCAAGGCCTGCTCAGCCCCGAGCGCCGTGGCCAGGAACGCATCTATTCACCCCGGGACAAAGTCAGCCTGAAGCTGATCCTGAGGGGCAAGCGCATTGGTTTCTCCCTGGCTGAATGCCGCGAGCTGATCGAACTTTACGACCCCACCGGCGGCAACCAGAAACAGCTGCAAACCATGCTTAACAAAATCGCAGAACGCCGCGAACAATTGGAGCAGCAGATGCTCGACATCGAACAGATGAAGCTGGAACTGGACACGGCGCAGGAGCGTTGTACCCAGGCGCTGGAACAGACGATGAAAAGCCAGCCGGTGACTCAGTAGGTCAACACATTCCCCTGTGGGAGCGGCGGTGAGACGATTCGACTTGCCCGCGATGAGGGCATGACATTCAACATTGTTGCTGACTGACCTTCCGCCATCGCGGGCAAGCCTGCTCCCACAGGGTTAGTGCCAACATTCAGACAATCAGCACAGGTCGATCCCCATGTCCCTTCCCTCCCACGTACGCCTGGTCGAAGTCGGTCCACGCGACGGTCTGCAAAACGAAGCCCAACCCATCAGCGTTGCCGACAAGGTGCAACTGGTCGACGCGCTGACCGCTGCCGGCCTTGGCTATATAGAAGTCGGCAGTTTCGTCTCGCCCAAATGGGTGCCGCAGATGGCCGGGTCCGCCGACGTCTTTGCGCAGATCCAGCGCAAACCGGGCGTGACCTATGGCGCCCTCGCCCCCAACCTGCGCGGGTTCGAAGATGCGATCGCCGCCGGGGTCAAGGAAGTTGCGGTGTTCGCCGCGGCCTCCGAGGCGTTTTCCCAGCGCAACATCAACTGCTCGATCAGCGAAAGCCTGGAGCGCTTCGCGCCGATCATGGAGGCTGCCAAACAGCACGGCGTCAGCGTGCGCGGTTACGTGTCGTGTGTGCTGGGCTGCCCTTACGAAGGTAGCGTCAAACCCGAGCAAGTTGCCCGGGTCGCCCGGGAGCTCTACGCCATGGGCTGCTACGAAATCTCCCTGGGCGACACCATCGGCACTGGCACGGCAGGTGCGACGCGCAAGATGTTCGACGTGGTGTCCGCCGACGTGCCGCGGGAAAAACTCGCCGGGCACTTCCACGACACCTACGGCCAGGCCATGGCCAATATCTACGCCAGCCTGCTGGAAGGCATCGCGGTGTTCGACAGCTCCATCGCCGGCCTCGGCGGCTGCCCGTACGCCAAAGGCGCCAGCGGTAACGTCGCCACTGAAGACGTGGTTTATCTGTTGAATGGTCTGGGTATCGACACCGGTATCGACCTGGACGCCTTGATTCTGGCCGGTCAGCAGATTTGTACAGTGCTGGGCCGTCCAACCGGTTCGCGCGTGGCCAAGGCTCGTAGCGCGCAGTGAGTGCGCGGATGTGTCCGGGTGTTACCGCCCTCTCTGAAATGTGGGGCGCAACCGAGTAACACGGAAACAAATTGTCGGGTTTTGACTGAGTGAAAAATCCGATAAAAACTCAAGCTGTTGATTTTAAAGGATTTTTAAAAGTTGGCACGGCTTCTGCTATCTCTATGGCATAACAAGAATAAAAAGCAGCAAACCAATAAAAATAAGACGAAACGACTCTGACATAACAAGAACAACACGGCAGAGACGCAGCTAACAGATTTTTTTGGAGAAGGTGTGCTTTTCAGGGTGCTTTTCGGAGTAACCCGCAACCGGGCAGAGAACAATAAAACTACCTTTAGGTAGCTCCCGAACTGGTTGGATCGCTCAGCGAAAAAGCAGATCAGCGCTCAAAAAAATACGTTTGCTCTTGATCCCGGATGGGGATCGATAAAAACAGCGGTAAAGGGTCACGGTTACCAAAAACAAAAACAGACCGCCCCTCAATAATAAAAAAAGAGCACGCGCAACGAAAATTAAAGGGGAGCTTCGGCTCCCCTTTGTGCTTTCTGCGATTCAGGTTTTCACCACCGCCCCTTGTGGGAGCCAGCCTGCTGGCTCCCACAAGGGAGAATTTGTCAGACCTGCTTTTCGCGCAACTCCTCGATACTGATCTCGCGCATCCGGAACTTCTGGATTTTGCCGGTCACCGTCATCGGAAACTCCTCGACGAACTTGAAGTAACGCGGCGTCTTGAAGTGCGCGATGCGTTCCTTGCACCAGGTTTGCAACTCCTGCTCGGTGGCGCTGTGGCCCGGGTGGAACTTGATCCAGGCGACAATCTCTTCGCCATAACGCGAACACGGAATGCCGATCACTTGCACGTCCGCCACCGCCGGGTGGGTAAAGAAGAACTCTTCCAGCTCCCGCGGGTAAATATTCTCACCGCCGCGGATGATCATGTCCTTATTGCGTCCGGCAATGCACACGTAGCCTTCGTCGTTCATGCTCGCCAGGTCACCGGTGTGCATCCAGCCGGCCTGGTCGATCGCTTCCGCGGTGCCTTCGGGGTTTTTCCAGTAACCGAGCATCACGCTGTAGCCGCGGGTACAAAGTTCACCAATGGTGCCGCGCGGCACCAGGTTGCCCGCCTCATCGATGATTTTGCTTTCCAGCTGCGGCTGAGTGCGGCCGACGGTGGTGACGCGCAATTCCAGTTCGTCTGACGGACCGGTCTGCAAAGACACCGGACTTGTTTCCGTCATCCCGTAGGCAATCTGCACTTCGCTCATGTGCATTTCGCTGATGACCCGACGCATCACTTCGATCGGACAGGTTGCGCCGGCCATGATCCCGGTGCGCAGGGTCGACAGGTCGAACTCGGCGCGCCGGGGTTGATCGAGCATCGCGATAAACATGGTCGGCACGCCATAGAGCGCAGTGGCTTTCTCTTCGGCGACAGTGGTCAGGGTCAGCAACGGATCGAACGCATCATTGGGGTAGATCATGGTGCTGCCGTGGGTGATGCATCCGAGGTTGCCCATGACCATGCCGAAGCAGTGATACAGCGGCACAGGAATTACCAGCCGATCATGGGCGGTCAGGCCGAGGCTTTCGCCGACCATGTAGCCGTTGTTGAGGATGTTGTAGTGGCTGAGGGTCGCGCCCTTGGGAAAACCGGTGGTGCCGGAGGTGTACTGGATGTTCACCGGTTGGTCGAAATGCAGGCTGTCCTGACGTTCGCGCAACTGTTCGGCGGACACGCTGGCCGCGAGATCGGCCAGTTGTGACCAGGGCAGGAAACCCGATGGCGGTTGCGCATCCAGACTGATCACCCCGCGCAGTTCGGGCAGGCGTTCACTCTGTAACTGTCCGATGGATTGCTCCGCCAGCTCAGGCGCCAGCCCTTGCAGCATGCCGTGATAGTTGGAGGTCTTGAAAGAGCCTGCGCAGACCAGCCATTGGCAGCCCGACTGCTTCAACACGTATTCGAGTTCAGAGCTGCGATACGCCGGGTTGATGTTGACCAGAATCACGCCGATTTTCGCGCTGGCAAACTGGCTGATGCACCACTGCGCGCAATTCGGTGCCCAGATGCCGAGGCGATCTCCGGCCTGCAAGCCCAGCGCCAGCAATGCCCTGGCATGCAGGTCCACCGCGTCGGACAGTTGCTGCCAGGTGTAACGCAGCTGTTGATGGCGTACGACCAACGCCTCACCAGCCGAGTACTTCGCGACGGTGTTATCGAACGCCTGACCGATGGTCATCGCCAGCAAGGCTTTGTCCTGAGCACCACGGGTATAGCTGCGTTGCAGGCTTGCACTGGGTTGATCCATGACGACCCCTATTGTCTTTATTGTAGGAGCGAGGCTTGTGTGGCGAGGGAGCTTGTCGAATCGTCGCACCGTCCCGTTCGGCTGCGCAGCAGTCGTGAAATCATCAGCCAGAGTGCTTTCTGACACACCTGACTTGCCGATTTGCGACCGCTTCGCGCTCGAGCGGGAGCAAGCTCCCTCGCCACAGAATGCGACGCTGGTCTTTTCAGAACTGCCTCTACTCTCGCTCAAGTTGACGTTAACGTAAAGGGTGATTGACAGCCATTCGTCACAGGCTTACGTTAACGTAAAGGTGAGAGCCGATTGACGGTCTCACCAACCGACAAAAAAGCCAAAAGGTGACCCATGAGCTACCCATCCCTGAACTTTGCCCTCGGTGAAACCATCGACATGCTGCGCGATCAGGTTCAGTCCTTCGTCGCCAAAGAGATCGCGCCGCGCGCTGCTCAGATCGACATCGACAACCTGTTCCCCGCCGACCTGTGGCGCAAATTCGGCGACATGGGCCTGCTCGGCGTTACCGTGCCGGAAGAGTACGGCGGTGCAGGCCTGGGTTACCTGGCCCACGTGGTCATCATGGAAGAAATCAGTCGTGGCTCGGCCTCGGTTGCCTTGTCCTACGGCGCGCACTCCAACCTCTGCGTCAACCAAATCAACCGCAACGGCAATCACGAACAGAAAAGCAAATACCTGCCCAAGCTGATCAGCGGCGAGCACATCGGCGCCCTGGCCATGAGCGAACCCAATGCCGGTTCCGACGTGGTCTCGATGAAACTGCGCGCCGACAAACGCGGTGATCACTACGTGCTCAACGGCAGCAAAACCTGGATCACCAACGGCCCGGACGCCAACACCTACGTGATCTACGCCAAGACCGACCTGGAAAAAGGCCCGCACGGCATCACCGCGTTCATCGTCGAACGCGACTGGAAAGGCTTCAGCCGCAGCAACAAGTTCGACAAGCTCGGCATGCGCGGTTCGAACACCTGCGAGCTGTTCTTCGATGACGTCGAAGTGCCGGAAGAAAACGTCCTCGGCATCCTCAACGGCGGCGTGAAAGTGCTGATGAGCGGCCTCGATTACGAACGCGTTGTGCTCTCGGGTGGCCCGACCGGGATCATGCAGGCCTGCATGGACCTTATTGTTCCGTACATCCACGACCGCAAGCAGTTCGGCCAGAGCATCGGCGAATTCCAGCTGATCCAGGGCAAAGTCGCCGACATGTACACCCAACTCAACGCCAGCCGCGCCTACCTGTATGCCGTCGCTCAAGCCTGCGAACGCGGCGAGACCACCCGCAAGGACGCCGCCGGCGTGATCCTCTACAGCGCCGAACGCGCCACGCAAATGGCCCTCGACGCGATCCAGATTCTCGGCGGCAACGGCTACATCAACGAATTCCCGGCCGGTCGTCTGTTGCGTGACGCCAAGCTGTATGAAATCGGCGCCGGCACCAGTGAGATCCGTCGCATGCTGATCGGTCGCGAACTGTTCAACGAAACCCGCTGAGACGGAGCTGTCCATGGCTATCCTGCATACCCAGCTCAACCCCCGTTCGGCAGAGTTCGCGACCAACAGCGCGGCAATGCTCAAACAGGTCGACGCCCTGCACACCCTGCTCGCGCAAGTGCAGCAAGGTGGCGGC
This genomic window contains:
- a CDS encoding isovaleryl-CoA dehydrogenase, with the translated sequence MSYPSLNFALGETIDMLRDQVQSFVAKEIAPRAAQIDIDNLFPADLWRKFGDMGLLGVTVPEEYGGAGLGYLAHVVIMEEISRGSASVALSYGAHSNLCVNQINRNGNHEQKSKYLPKLISGEHIGALAMSEPNAGSDVVSMKLRADKRGDHYVLNGSKTWITNGPDANTYVIYAKTDLEKGPHGITAFIVERDWKGFSRSNKFDKLGMRGSNTCELFFDDVEVPEENVLGILNGGVKVLMSGLDYERVVLSGGPTGIMQACMDLIVPYIHDRKQFGQSIGEFQLIQGKVADMYTQLNASRAYLYAVAQACERGETTRKDAAGVILYSAERATQMALDAIQILGGNGYINEFPAGRLLRDAKLYEIGAGTSEIRRMLIGRELFNETR